The following are encoded together in the Streptomyces sp. NBC_00341 genome:
- a CDS encoding response regulator transcription factor, translated as MVIRVMVADDQAVVRTAFAGLLATQPDIKVVGEAEDGTAAVRMAAEHRPDLALLDIRMPGLNGIDAAREIITGSGGATRALMLTTFGLDEYVYDALTAGASGFLLKDATFPELLHAVRVVADGQALLSPDITGRLIAEFTRQRVAAPPARSVDGLTGREVEVLVLIARGLSNADIADRLTITAHTVKTHINRLFAKMELRDRAQAVILAYELGLVVAGTRAGGTRAPGPGAGR; from the coding sequence GTGGTGATCCGGGTGATGGTGGCCGATGACCAAGCCGTCGTACGGACCGCGTTCGCCGGGCTGCTCGCCACCCAGCCGGACATCAAGGTGGTGGGCGAGGCGGAGGACGGGACGGCGGCTGTCCGGATGGCCGCCGAGCACCGCCCCGATCTGGCGCTGCTCGACATCCGGATGCCGGGGCTGAACGGCATCGACGCGGCGCGCGAGATCATCACCGGCTCCGGCGGTGCGACCAGGGCGCTGATGCTGACGACGTTCGGGCTCGACGAATACGTGTACGACGCGCTGACGGCGGGGGCCAGCGGGTTCCTGCTGAAGGACGCGACGTTCCCCGAACTACTGCACGCGGTACGGGTGGTGGCCGACGGCCAGGCGCTGCTCTCCCCGGACATCACGGGCCGGCTCATCGCGGAGTTCACCCGCCAGCGGGTCGCCGCTCCGCCCGCGCGCTCCGTCGACGGCCTGACCGGCCGGGAGGTGGAGGTGCTGGTGCTGATCGCCCGGGGCCTGTCGAACGCGGACATCGCCGACCGGCTCACCATCACCGCCCACACGGTCAAGACCCATATCAACCGGCTGTTCGCGAAGATGGAGCTGCGGGACCGGGCCCAGGCGGTGATCCTGGCGTACGAACTGGGGCTGGTCGTGGCCGGGACCAGGGCGGGCGGGACACGGGCGCCGGGGCCGGGCGCCGGCCGGTGA
- a CDS encoding spermidine/putrescine ABC transporter substrate-binding protein codes for MSRRSLLRALGAGAAGATLAGCGVPAAYVKPGDRAGRDSSASDHTLHFANWPLYIDTDDENQSKRPTLDAFSKRTGISVTYTEEINDNDEFFGKISPALMNHQQTGRDLIVISDWMAARFVRLGWVQEMDRAKQPNVAKYLDPQLRSPAFDKGRTHSVPWQSGITGIAYNRKRLGREIKHLSDLWAPDLRGKVTLLSGLDESFALLMQGNGVDITRWKRDDFYDICDQVEKLVKTKHIRRFTGNDYIKDLSTGDVLACQAYSGDVIQLQADNPEIEFVVPEEGAELWAESLMIPNLAHHKRNAEKLVDYYYEPEVAAELATWVNYVCPVPAAREVLASSKDEETAALAEDPLIFPDDAMRKRLAIARDITSEERTGFAKKWNSIVGL; via the coding sequence ATGTCCCGCCGGTCCCTGCTCCGCGCCCTCGGGGCGGGGGCGGCCGGTGCCACGCTGGCCGGCTGCGGAGTGCCCGCCGCCTATGTGAAGCCGGGTGACCGGGCCGGGCGCGACTCCTCCGCCAGTGACCACACCCTGCACTTCGCCAACTGGCCGCTCTACATCGACACCGACGACGAGAACCAGTCGAAGCGGCCCACCCTGGACGCCTTCAGCAAGCGCACCGGGATCTCCGTCACGTACACCGAGGAGATCAACGACAACGACGAGTTCTTCGGGAAGATCAGCCCCGCGCTGATGAACCACCAGCAGACCGGGCGCGACCTCATCGTCATCAGCGACTGGATGGCCGCCCGGTTCGTCCGGCTCGGCTGGGTCCAGGAGATGGACCGGGCCAAGCAGCCCAACGTGGCGAAGTACCTCGATCCGCAGCTGCGCTCGCCCGCCTTCGACAAGGGCCGCACCCACAGCGTCCCCTGGCAGTCCGGGATCACCGGCATCGCGTACAACCGCAAGCGGCTGGGCCGCGAGATCAAGCACCTGAGCGACCTGTGGGCGCCCGATCTGCGCGGCAAGGTGACGCTGCTCTCCGGGCTCGACGAGTCCTTCGCGCTGCTGATGCAGGGCAACGGCGTCGACATCACCCGCTGGAAGCGCGACGACTTCTACGACATCTGCGACCAGGTGGAGAAGCTGGTGAAGACGAAGCACATCCGCCGCTTCACCGGCAACGACTACATCAAGGACCTCTCCACCGGGGACGTGCTCGCCTGCCAGGCCTACTCCGGCGACGTCATCCAGCTCCAGGCGGACAACCCGGAGATCGAGTTCGTCGTGCCGGAGGAGGGCGCCGAGCTCTGGGCGGAATCACTCATGATCCCCAACCTCGCCCACCACAAGCGCAACGCGGAGAAGCTCGTCGACTACTACTACGAGCCCGAGGTCGCCGCCGAACTGGCGACCTGGGTCAACTACGTCTGCCCGGTCCCGGCCGCCCGCGAGGTGCTGGCCTCATCCAAGGACGAGGAGACCGCCGCACTCGCGGAGGACCCGCTGATCTTCCCCGACGACGCCATGCGCAAGCGGCTCGCGATCGCCCGCGACATCACCTCCGAGGAGCGCACCGGGTTCGCCAAGAAGTGGAACTCCATAGTCGGGTTGTGA
- a CDS encoding aspartate aminotransferase family protein: MGNPIAVSKDLSRTAYDHLWMHFTRMSDYENAPVPTIVRGEGTYIFDDQGKRYLDGLSGLFVVNAGHGRHELAEAAYKQAQELAFFPVWSYAHPKAVELAERLADYAPGDLNKVFFTTGGGEAVETAWKLAKQYFKLKGKPTKYKVISRAVAYHGTPQGALSITGLPALKAPFEPLVPGAHKVPNTNIYRAPLFGDDPEAFGRWAADQIEQEILFEGEDTVAAVFLEPVQNAGGCFPPPPGYFQRVREICDKYDVLLVSDEVICAFGRLGTMFACDKFGYVPDMITCAKGMTSGYSPIGACIISDKLAEPFYEGDNTFLHGYTFGGHPVSAAVGLANLDIFEREGLNQHVLDNENAFFTTLQKLHDLPIVGDVRGNGFFYGIELVKDKATKETFTDEETERVLYGFLSKALYESGLYCRADDRGDPVVQLAPPLISDQSTFDEIESILRSVLTEAWTKL; this comes from the coding sequence GTGGGGAACCCGATAGCCGTGAGCAAGGACCTCAGCCGGACCGCGTACGACCACCTGTGGATGCACTTCACCCGCATGTCGGACTACGAGAACGCGCCCGTTCCCACCATCGTGCGTGGCGAGGGCACCTACATCTTCGACGACCAGGGCAAGCGCTACCTCGACGGGCTGTCCGGCCTGTTCGTGGTGAACGCCGGCCACGGACGTCACGAGCTCGCGGAGGCCGCCTACAAGCAGGCGCAGGAGCTGGCCTTCTTCCCGGTGTGGTCCTACGCCCACCCGAAGGCCGTCGAACTGGCCGAGCGCCTCGCGGACTACGCCCCGGGCGACCTCAACAAGGTCTTCTTCACCACCGGCGGCGGCGAGGCCGTCGAGACCGCGTGGAAGCTGGCGAAGCAGTACTTCAAGCTCAAGGGCAAGCCGACCAAGTACAAGGTCATCTCGCGCGCGGTCGCCTACCACGGCACCCCGCAGGGCGCCCTGTCCATCACCGGCCTGCCGGCGCTCAAGGCCCCCTTCGAGCCGCTGGTGCCCGGAGCGCACAAGGTGCCGAACACCAACATCTACCGCGCCCCGCTCTTCGGCGACGACCCGGAGGCCTTCGGCCGCTGGGCCGCGGACCAGATCGAGCAGGAGATCCTCTTCGAGGGCGAGGACACTGTCGCCGCCGTCTTCCTGGAGCCCGTGCAGAACGCGGGCGGCTGCTTCCCGCCCCCGCCCGGCTACTTCCAGCGCGTGCGCGAGATCTGCGACAAGTACGACGTGCTGCTCGTCTCCGACGAGGTCATCTGCGCCTTCGGCCGGCTCGGCACGATGTTCGCCTGCGACAAGTTCGGCTACGTGCCGGACATGATCACCTGCGCCAAGGGCATGACCTCGGGCTACTCCCCGATAGGCGCCTGCATCATCTCGGACAAGCTCGCCGAGCCGTTCTACGAGGGCGACAACACCTTCCTGCACGGCTACACCTTCGGCGGCCACCCGGTCTCCGCGGCGGTCGGCCTCGCCAACCTCGACATCTTCGAGCGGGAAGGCCTCAACCAGCACGTCCTCGACAACGAGAACGCCTTCTTCACCACGCTGCAGAAGCTGCACGACCTGCCGATCGTCGGCGACGTCCGGGGCAACGGCTTCTTCTACGGCATCGAACTGGTCAAGGACAAGGCCACCAAGGAGACGTTCACCGACGAGGAGACCGAGCGCGTCCTGTACGGCTTCCTCTCCAAGGCGCTGTACGAGAGCGGCCTGTACTGCCGGGCCGACGACCGGGGCGACCCGGTCGTCCAGCTCGCGCCGCCGCTGATCTCCGACCAGTCCACGTTCGACGAGATCGAGTCCATCCTGCGGTCCGTCCTGACGGAGGCCTGGACGAAGCTCTGA
- a CDS encoding gamma-aminobutyraldehyde dehydrogenase, with the protein MTTEVRRLRNYINGEFRDAADGRTIDVVNPVTEEVYATSPLSGAADVDAAMAAAAAAFPAWRDVTPAERQRALLKIADAFEERAEDLIAAESENTGKPVGLTRTEELPPMVDQIRFFAGAARLLEGRSAGEYMEGLTSIVRREPVGVCAQVAPWNYPMMMAVWKFAPALAAGNTVVIKPSDTTPASTVLIAEIIGQILPKGVFNVICGDRDTGRAMVEHKTPAMASITGSVRAGMQVAESAAKDVKRVHLELGGKAPVVVFEDTDIAKAVEDISVAGYFNAGQDCTAATRVLVHESIHDEFVTALAKAAADTKTGQPDDEDVLYGPLNNANQLAQVSGFIERLPAHARVEAGGHRVGEKGYFYAPTVVSGLRQDDEIIQHEVFGPVITVQSFRDEAQALEWANGVEYALASSVWTKDHARAMRMSKNLDFGCVWINTHIPLVAEMPHGGFKKSGYGKDLSAYGFEDYTRIKHVMTSLDG; encoded by the coding sequence GTGACCACCGAGGTGCGCCGTCTGCGCAACTACATCAACGGAGAGTTCCGCGACGCCGCCGACGGGCGGACCATCGACGTGGTCAACCCGGTGACGGAAGAGGTCTACGCGACGTCCCCGCTCTCCGGTGCCGCCGACGTCGACGCCGCCATGGCAGCCGCCGCCGCGGCCTTCCCCGCCTGGCGCGACGTCACCCCCGCCGAGCGCCAGCGCGCCCTGCTGAAGATCGCGGACGCCTTCGAGGAGCGCGCGGAGGACCTCATCGCGGCCGAGTCGGAGAACACCGGCAAGCCGGTCGGGCTCACCCGCACCGAGGAACTCCCGCCGATGGTCGACCAGATCCGTTTCTTCGCGGGTGCCGCCCGGCTGCTGGAGGGCCGCTCGGCCGGCGAGTACATGGAGGGGCTGACCTCCATCGTCCGCCGCGAGCCGGTCGGGGTCTGCGCCCAGGTCGCGCCGTGGAACTACCCGATGATGATGGCCGTCTGGAAGTTCGCCCCGGCGCTCGCCGCGGGCAACACCGTGGTGATCAAGCCGTCCGACACCACGCCGGCCTCCACCGTGCTGATCGCGGAGATCATCGGGCAGATCCTGCCCAAGGGCGTCTTCAACGTCATCTGCGGCGACCGCGACACCGGCCGTGCGATGGTGGAGCACAAGACCCCCGCGATGGCCTCCATCACCGGTTCGGTCCGGGCCGGCATGCAGGTCGCCGAGTCCGCCGCGAAGGACGTCAAGCGGGTCCACCTGGAGCTCGGCGGCAAGGCGCCGGTCGTCGTGTTCGAGGACACCGACATCGCCAAGGCCGTCGAGGACATCTCGGTCGCCGGCTACTTCAACGCCGGCCAGGACTGCACGGCCGCCACCCGGGTGCTGGTCCACGAGTCCATCCACGACGAGTTCGTCACCGCGCTGGCCAAGGCCGCCGCCGACACGAAGACCGGGCAGCCGGACGACGAGGACGTGCTCTACGGCCCGCTCAACAACGCCAACCAGCTCGCCCAGGTCAGCGGCTTCATCGAGCGCCTCCCCGCCCACGCCAGGGTCGAGGCGGGCGGCCACCGCGTCGGCGAGAAGGGCTACTTCTACGCCCCGACCGTCGTCTCCGGCCTCAGGCAGGACGACGAGATCATCCAGCACGAGGTCTTCGGCCCGGTCATCACCGTCCAGTCGTTCAGGGACGAGGCGCAGGCGCTGGAGTGGGCCAACGGCGTCGAGTACGCCCTGGCCTCCTCGGTGTGGACCAAGGACCACGCCCGTGCCATGCGGATGTCCAAGAACCTCGACTTCGGCTGCGTGTGGATCAACACCCACATCCCGCTCGTGGCCGAGATGCCGCACGGCGGGTTCAAGAAGTCCGGCTACGGCAAGGACCTCTCCGCGTACGGCTTCGAGGACTACACCCGGATCAAGCACGTCATGACCTCCCTCGACGGCTGA
- a CDS encoding glycosyltransferase family 4 protein, protein MARTLVVTNDFPPRQGGIETFVHAMTSRFPAGSVVVYTSSEPGAAAYDAALPYPVIRDRARMLLPTPRIAGRAAALARRYGCDRVWFGAAAPLALMADRLRREAGVRRIVATTHGHEVWWARTPGARSLLRRIGAVTDTVTHLGEATRLPIAAALGPVAARRMVRLVPGVDADAFRARPGESAVRRRYGLDGRPVILCAARLVPRKGQDVLVRALPEVRRAVPGTTLLLVGDGPGARSLRRAAAAAGLAGAVVLAGGHPHAAMPEFFAAADVFAMPCRTRRRGLEVEGLGIVFLEAAAAGLPVLAGDSGGAADTVCDGVTGHLVDGRDVPAVAARLIGLLQDRDTAAAMGAKGRERVRAEWGWEGTYERLAGLLADGARRPDGDAR, encoded by the coding sequence ATGGCCCGCACTCTCGTCGTCACCAACGACTTCCCGCCCCGGCAGGGCGGCATCGAGACGTTCGTCCATGCGATGACCAGCCGCTTTCCCGCCGGTTCCGTGGTCGTCTACACCTCGTCCGAGCCCGGGGCCGCCGCGTACGACGCCGCGCTGCCGTACCCGGTGATCCGGGACCGGGCCCGGATGCTGCTGCCCACGCCGCGCATCGCGGGCCGGGCGGCCGCTCTGGCCCGGCGGTACGGCTGCGACCGGGTCTGGTTCGGCGCGGCCGCGCCGCTGGCCCTGATGGCGGACCGGTTGCGCCGGGAAGCCGGGGTGCGGCGGATCGTGGCCACCACCCACGGCCACGAGGTGTGGTGGGCGCGCACCCCGGGCGCCCGGTCGCTCCTGCGGCGGATCGGGGCGGTCACGGACACCGTCACCCATCTCGGGGAGGCGACCCGGCTGCCGATCGCCGCCGCCCTCGGACCGGTGGCCGCGCGCCGGATGGTGCGCCTGGTGCCGGGGGTGGACGCCGACGCCTTCCGGGCCCGCCCGGGGGAGAGCGCGGTCCGGCGGCGGTACGGGCTGGACGGCCGGCCGGTGATCCTCTGCGCCGCGCGACTCGTTCCACGCAAGGGCCAGGACGTGCTGGTTCGCGCGCTGCCCGAGGTCAGGCGGGCGGTGCCGGGAACGACCCTGCTGCTGGTCGGCGACGGTCCCGGCGCGCGCTCGCTGCGCAGGGCGGCGGCCGCGGCCGGGCTCGCCGGCGCGGTCGTCCTGGCAGGCGGGCATCCGCATGCGGCGATGCCGGAGTTCTTCGCGGCGGCCGATGTCTTCGCGATGCCGTGCCGCACCCGGCGCCGGGGCCTGGAGGTGGAGGGCCTCGGCATCGTGTTCCTGGAGGCCGCCGCGGCGGGACTGCCGGTGCTGGCCGGAGACTCGGGCGGTGCGGCCGACACGGTGTGCGACGGGGTGACCGGCCATCTGGTCGACGGGCGGGACGTGCCGGCCGTCGCAGCCCGGCTCATCGGCCTCCTCCAGGACCGTGACACCGCAGCCGCGATGGGCGCGAAGGGGCGCGAGCGGGTACGGGCGGAGTGGGGCTGGGAAGGGACGTACGAGCGGCTGGCGGGGCTGCTGGCCGATGGCGCGCGACGGCCCGACGGCGATGCGCGGTGA
- a CDS encoding glycosyltransferase 87 family protein, translating into MDVTAGPAAAAETVSTSQRGVRAALFGPGPAPAAAGWAGCAAAALLLALCSGLAPHRIWGASAAVGYAGAVWPAARGRHRTAAALAAIGAVGLPLLVLVLMRRAQLEVEVVAHSAQSLLTTGSPYAPDPVSVADFDPYLPAMAVFGIPHALFGAGPLTDPRLWTGAAFLGALSLCARRPPLLALAACPLVALPLAVGGVDLPVTGLMCLGLSLAGRDRPVAAGLVTGLAAALKWTAWPALPVVVVLLMSMRRSGTAGRGSPLRCALVAVLTTAVLVLPAALRDPASFGTHVVGYPLGLTDAVSPAASPFPGHLLAAGLPGGRTAALVLLLCCALALAGSLVVRPPGTPPAAALRLALGLGLATALMPATRFGYLVYPLVLAVWAVSQHGTAARPEPEGTPRWPALSSSPTTSRPGRAASRRSSMR; encoded by the coding sequence ATGGACGTCACAGCAGGTCCCGCGGCGGCAGCGGAGACCGTATCCACCTCGCAACGCGGAGTCCGCGCGGCCCTGTTCGGCCCCGGCCCCGCTCCCGCCGCTGCCGGGTGGGCCGGCTGCGCTGCGGCGGCCCTGCTCCTCGCGCTGTGCTCCGGACTCGCCCCGCACCGGATCTGGGGTGCGTCGGCCGCCGTCGGATACGCGGGCGCGGTCTGGCCGGCCGCCCGCGGGCGGCACCGTACGGCGGCCGCGCTCGCGGCCATCGGTGCGGTGGGGCTGCCGCTGCTGGTCCTCGTGCTCATGCGTCGGGCCCAGCTGGAGGTGGAAGTCGTCGCGCACTCGGCACAGTCGCTGCTGACGACCGGTTCTCCGTACGCCCCCGACCCCGTGTCGGTGGCGGACTTCGATCCGTACCTCCCCGCGATGGCGGTCTTCGGGATTCCGCACGCCCTCTTCGGCGCGGGCCCGCTGACCGATCCCCGGCTGTGGACCGGAGCCGCGTTCCTCGGGGCACTCTCACTCTGCGCCAGGCGCCCCCCGCTGCTCGCGCTGGCCGCCTGCCCCCTCGTCGCCCTGCCGCTGGCGGTGGGCGGCGTCGATCTTCCGGTGACCGGGCTCATGTGCCTGGGCCTCTCACTGGCCGGACGGGACCGGCCGGTCGCCGCCGGACTGGTGACGGGGCTGGCCGCGGCCCTCAAGTGGACGGCCTGGCCCGCGCTCCCGGTGGTCGTCGTGCTCCTGATGTCGATGCGCCGGAGCGGCACCGCCGGCCGCGGATCGCCGCTGCGCTGCGCACTCGTGGCGGTGCTTACCACCGCCGTACTCGTGCTCCCGGCAGCACTGCGTGATCCGGCGTCCTTCGGCACGCATGTCGTCGGCTACCCGCTCGGCCTGACCGACGCCGTGTCACCGGCCGCCAGCCCCTTCCCCGGACACCTGCTCGCCGCCGGGCTGCCCGGAGGCCGGACCGCCGCCCTCGTGCTGCTCCTCTGCTGCGCCCTGGCGCTGGCCGGTTCGCTGGTCGTCCGGCCACCGGGAACGCCGCCCGCCGCCGCACTGCGGCTGGCTCTCGGGCTGGGCCTCGCCACCGCCCTCATGCCCGCCACGCGATTCGGCTACCTCGTATATCCGCTGGTCCTCGCTGTCTGGGCCGTGTCGCAGCACGGCACAGCGGCCCGGCCCGAACCCGAAGGAACGCCCCGATGGCCCGCACTCTCGTCGTCACCAACGACTTCCCGCCCCGGCAGGGCGGCATCGAGACGTTCGTCCATGCGATGA
- a CDS encoding sensor histidine kinase, which yields MNSTITPRARVQRLRLWARRWAAAPAYPWLTGGVLTLFATGELIAVPGSVITTFGVLVCTASLMWRVTRPAVGFLTVGAALLSFGTDGNMAYATVAGTLIGSYTLGRHRVQHPALLVFGGALASLTVNLVHIDRWARAGSPGLPVIQGTDRFSLGLYAETLALTVVILGAVSMGDAVRAREEARKERAAAQSRLLVMERRQAAEAERAAIARELHDMIAHSVSMIAVQAEGATYTTPGLSPQARDAFQQIAGTARASMSELRRMLGVLRTDREPGTATAPQPTLAGLDDLVKQHRAVGGMAELRISGEQPELPPSWEFSAFRIVQEALTNVRRHAPGARAVVELVYGGGLLAVRVGDDGPGPRGPLAEGTGHGLVGMNERAALLGGRLTAGRGPAGGFLVEAELPW from the coding sequence ATGAACAGCACGATCACGCCCCGCGCCCGGGTCCAGCGGTTACGCCTGTGGGCGCGCCGGTGGGCGGCGGCACCCGCCTACCCGTGGCTGACCGGGGGCGTGCTGACGCTGTTCGCGACGGGGGAACTGATCGCCGTTCCGGGGTCGGTGATCACCACGTTCGGGGTGCTGGTCTGTACGGCCTCCCTGATGTGGCGGGTCACGCGGCCCGCCGTCGGCTTCCTGACCGTCGGCGCGGCCCTGCTGAGCTTCGGGACCGACGGCAACATGGCCTACGCCACCGTGGCCGGCACCCTGATAGGCAGCTACACGCTGGGCCGCCATCGGGTGCAGCATCCGGCCCTGCTCGTCTTCGGCGGTGCGCTGGCCTCGCTCACGGTCAACCTCGTGCACATCGACCGCTGGGCACGCGCCGGATCACCGGGGCTGCCCGTGATCCAGGGCACCGACCGGTTCAGCCTCGGACTCTACGCCGAGACGCTGGCCCTGACGGTGGTGATCCTGGGGGCCGTGAGCATGGGGGACGCGGTGCGCGCACGGGAGGAGGCACGCAAGGAACGGGCGGCAGCCCAGTCCAGACTGCTGGTGATGGAGCGGCGGCAGGCGGCGGAGGCGGAACGAGCCGCCATCGCGAGGGAGTTGCACGACATGATCGCCCACTCCGTTTCCATGATCGCCGTGCAGGCGGAGGGGGCGACCTACACCACCCCCGGGCTGTCCCCGCAGGCCAGGGACGCCTTCCAGCAGATCGCGGGGACGGCGCGTGCGTCGATGAGCGAGTTGCGGCGGATGCTCGGTGTGCTGCGCACCGACCGGGAGCCGGGTACGGCGACGGCCCCGCAGCCGACCCTGGCCGGGCTGGACGACCTGGTGAAGCAGCACCGGGCGGTGGGGGGCATGGCCGAGCTGCGGATCAGCGGTGAGCAGCCGGAGCTGCCACCCTCCTGGGAGTTTTCGGCCTTCCGCATCGTGCAGGAGGCGCTGACCAATGTGCGCCGCCACGCGCCGGGGGCTCGGGCGGTGGTGGAGCTCGTCTACGGGGGCGGTCTGCTGGCCGTGCGCGTCGGGGACGACGGGCCGGGGCCGCGCGGGCCGCTGGCCGAGGGCACCGGCCACGGGCTGGTCGGGATGAACGAACGGGCGGCGCTGCTCGGTGGAAGGCTCACCGCGGGCCGGGGCCCGGCCGGCGGATTTCTCGTCGAGGCGGAGCTCCCGTGGTGA
- a CDS encoding ABC transporter ATP-binding protein translates to MVAPPDNDVIWARSLHHSHNGSPALGGVSLGIRDGEILAVTGPRGSGKTTLLHCLSGQLVPTEGEVWFNSVPVHTMGPRLRERLRRDKFGWIAPEPQLVPELTTWENTALPLLLRGASHREAKKAAMEWLERLDIGMCARKRPHTLQQSQRQRISVARALAAAPAVIFADEPTATLHRTDRTHVLRTLTSAARSHGITVVLATHDAEIAALADRAVPLLDGRRVATVKPVAGTDTEGRAACSLSV, encoded by the coding sequence ATGGTGGCCCCGCCGGACAACGACGTGATCTGGGCGCGCTCCCTGCACCACTCCCACAACGGCTCACCCGCGCTCGGCGGGGTGTCCCTGGGGATCCGCGACGGCGAGATCCTCGCCGTGACCGGCCCGCGCGGCAGCGGCAAGACGACCCTGCTGCACTGCCTGTCCGGTCAACTGGTGCCCACCGAGGGGGAGGTGTGGTTCAACAGCGTCCCCGTCCACACCATGGGACCCCGGCTGCGCGAACGGCTGCGCCGCGACAAGTTCGGCTGGATCGCCCCCGAGCCGCAACTCGTCCCGGAGCTGACCACCTGGGAGAACACCGCCCTTCCGCTGCTGCTGCGCGGCGCCTCGCACCGGGAGGCCAAGAAGGCCGCCATGGAGTGGCTGGAGCGCCTCGACATCGGCATGTGCGCCAGGAAACGGCCGCACACCCTCCAGCAGAGCCAGCGGCAGCGGATCTCGGTGGCCCGCGCGCTGGCCGCCGCCCCCGCGGTGATCTTCGCCGACGAGCCCACCGCGACCCTGCACCGCACCGACCGCACCCATGTCCTGCGCACCCTGACCAGCGCGGCCCGCTCGCACGGCATCACGGTGGTCCTCGCCACGCACGACGCGGAGATCGCCGCCCTCGCGGACCGCGCGGTGCCGCTGCTGGACGGGCGCCGGGTCGCCACGGTCAAGCCGGTCGCCGGGACCGACACGGAGGGCCGCGCGGCGTGCTCGCTCTCCGTCTAG
- a CDS encoding Lrp/AsnC family transcriptional regulator, with protein sequence MHSGSVASRSADSRTGNGSSSTVDAVSLAIIEQLQEDGRRPYAAIGKAVGLSEAAVRQRVQKLLDQGVMQIVAVTDPLTVGFRRQAMVGINVEGDLDPVAEALSAMAECEYVVMTAGSFDLMVEIVCEDDDHLLETISKRIRAIPGVRSTESFVYLKLKKQTYMWGTR encoded by the coding sequence GTGCACAGTGGCTCCGTGGCCAGCCGCAGCGCAGACTCCAGGACCGGGAACGGGTCGTCCTCAACGGTCGATGCCGTGTCCCTCGCAATCATCGAACAGCTCCAGGAGGACGGGCGTCGTCCGTACGCCGCGATCGGCAAGGCCGTCGGCCTCTCCGAGGCGGCCGTGCGTCAGCGCGTCCAGAAGCTGCTCGACCAGGGCGTGATGCAGATCGTCGCCGTCACCGATCCGCTCACTGTGGGATTCAGACGGCAGGCGATGGTCGGGATCAACGTCGAGGGCGACCTCGATCCCGTCGCGGAGGCCCTGTCGGCCATGGCCGAGTGCGAGTACGTGGTGATGACCGCGGGCTCCTTCGACCTGATGGTGGAGATCGTCTGCGAGGACGACGACCACCTGCTGGAGACGATCAGCAAACGCATCCGGGCCATTCCCGGAGTGCGCTCCACCGAGAGCTTCGTCTACCTCAAGCTCAAGAAGCAGACCTATATGTGGGGAACCCGATAG